The bacterium DNA window GTTCCCCAAGACGCCGGCACCGATATCTCCGGTTTGGCCCGACAGGAAAGTCAATCGGGCTTCCGTTTCGAATTTTTCCGCCCGGACAATGCCAAGGAATCGATCTCGGCGACCGAGGCGATGACGGTCCCAAATCCCCACCACATGCTCTATTTGATGGAAGGACGGCCTTATCCGGATTTGCTTCGGCAAGGCTTGGAGGCGCGCCTGAAGGAAGGCGGAAGGCTCGGCTATACGCCGAACGCCGGCTTCGAGAATTCGGCCCTCCGCGAAGGCTTGGCCCGAGAGCTGAGCCGCGATTTCGGCTTCCGTTTGACTCCCGAAGTCCTGCACCTCGGTCCCGATGCCGACACCGTGCTCCAAGGCCTGCTGCGGGTGTTGCCGACCGAGCGCGGCGTGCTCTTCGCCGGCCACGGCGCCGACACCGTCCCGCTCCCCCTCGAACCCTACACGCCGCGACTGGTTGGGCCCAACTTCGCGGCGATCGAAGCCGCGCTCGGCGAGGCCAATCCTTCGGTCCTGGTGCTGCAGTTGCCCCGGGATGCCTGGGCCGATCGCGCCGGTTTGAACCAGCTCCTTCGAAACAGCGCGGCCCGCGGTATCCACACCTTGGTTTTGGAAGACCAGCCTTTGCGCCTGTCCAACGCGTCCCATCCCTTGCTCGAGGTGCTGTCAGCCTCGATCCCGGCGGCCGAGCACACTCACATCCTCCATTCGCTGGACCGGCGCTACGCGACACCGGCCTTGCCCCTGGCTGCGCTGGTCAGCGGAAACCGGATGTTGCAGTTCTATATGAATCGTTACGCCGACCTGACCCACTCCCGGGCCTCCAGCTTGACCCAGGACGCCTATGCCCGGTTCTTGGAGCGGGCGGGGGAGAGCGAGCCGCTTCCCGAGGGCCTTCCCGGCGTCTTGGATTCGATCTTGACCACCTTCACGCCTTCGGAGCGGGTGGCCCGGGCCTTGGAGTCGAAGTCGGCTTTTGACTCCTCGCCGCGGGGCGAGCATCCCGATCCGATCGCGATGAATTTCGGCGAATCCGAATGGAATCCCCGAATCCGTTTGGGCGAAGGCTTGTGGGATGCGGCCCGGGCTCCGCGTGTCGAGTTGGAAAGCACCGCCCGTCAGGCCGTCGTCGAGTACCTCCTCCAGAGTCGCGGTGTTCGAGTCGAGCCGGAGCAAATCTTGCTCGGCGCCGGTGTTCAGCCCTTGTTGGTCAGCGCCATCCGCGGCTTGCGCGACATCAGCGGCGGCTCGCTTCAAGTCGCCGTGCCACGCCCGAGCTACGGTCTCTTCTTCCCCACGGTCGAATTGGGTGGCGCCAAAATGGTCGAGTATCCGACCCGGCCCGAAGGCCGCTTCCTGACCGAGAACGGCGCCCTCTTGCGGGAGCTCAACACCGGTTCCCGGCTTTCGGCCGTCTTGATCAATGAGCCGAACAATCCGGCCGGTCAATTCCACAGCCCCGAGAGCCTTCGCTTGATCTCC harbors:
- a CDS encoding aminotransferase class I/II-fold pyridoxal phosphate-dependent enzyme, translated to VPQDAGTDISGLARQESQSGFRFEFFRPDNAKESISATEAMTVPNPHHMLYLMEGRPYPDLLRQGLEARLKEGGRLGYTPNAGFENSALREGLARELSRDFGFRLTPEVLHLGPDADTVLQGLLRVLPTERGVLFAGHGADTVPLPLEPYTPRLVGPNFAAIEAALGEANPSVLVLQLPRDAWADRAGLNQLLRNSAARGIHTLVLEDQPLRLSNASHPLLEVLSASIPAAEHTHILHSLDRRYATPALPLAALVSGNRMLQFYMNRYADLTHSRASSLTQDAYARFLERAGESEPLPEGLPGVLDSILTTFTPSERVARALESKSAFDSSPRGEHPDPIAMNFGESEWNPRIRLGEGLWDAARAPRVELESTARQAVVEYLLQSRGVRVEPEQILLGAGVQPLLVSAIRGLRDISGGSLQVAVPRPSYGLFFPTVELGGAKMVEYPTRPEGRFLTENGALLRELNTGSRLSAVLINEPNNPAGQFHSPESLRLISQQIRSAKGYLLFDDVFGMLDFGRGRQRRTPSMSLLQQELGSRLVAFGGVSKEFAAGGLRFGFALVGDPRLAQAMQRHAAPSPDPLALTVAPAMLSHWRPLVEEHRTYLSSRAYQLEQVFRERQLPILEAQGGYSLLANLEFLYGRRMRLRGGGEAVLGPNNLHDLLYSEAGLKVYSDAWAHQPHHYRLVFSIDRIEEAANRLRKFFRAAR